The following are encoded together in the Bacillota bacterium genome:
- a CDS encoding Mu-like prophage major head subunit gpT family protein, with the protein MPAITRNEMGALLEAGLRADFFEAYRHQVENAIYPQIATVIPTELPVQRYGWLGSVPAMREFVDERMPKGLRAYNYTIQDRVWESTIAVERRALEDEQIGAIRLRVQDLGREAARHKDFLVVKALLDGFNTPCYDGQPLFSNAHSEGDSGAQSNTTTQPLNPDSLQNAISSMMLFKDDQGVPLGILPDTLLVGPRLRWAAMELLESQVVVVKAGSGDNTPYRNVLQGALRLVVSPYITGNQWFVLDTSRAVRAVILQERSDVPVEFAALEDPSVSESVFLRDVVYYGARARYGVGYGLWQTAFGSNAS; encoded by the coding sequence ATGCCAGCGATTACACGCAACGAGATGGGCGCGCTGCTGGAGGCAGGGTTACGTGCGGACTTCTTTGAGGCGTACCGGCATCAGGTGGAGAATGCCATTTACCCGCAGATTGCGACCGTCATCCCGACCGAGCTGCCCGTGCAGAGGTACGGCTGGCTGGGCAGTGTGCCTGCCATGCGCGAGTTTGTGGATGAGCGGATGCCCAAGGGGTTACGCGCCTACAACTACACCATTCAGGACAGGGTGTGGGAGAGCACCATCGCGGTAGAGCGGCGCGCGCTAGAGGACGAACAGATTGGCGCCATTCGTCTGCGGGTTCAGGACCTGGGACGGGAGGCCGCGCGACACAAGGACTTTCTGGTGGTAAAGGCGCTGCTGGACGGGTTCAACACGCCCTGCTACGACGGACAGCCCCTGTTTTCGAACGCACACTCGGAGGGCGATAGCGGCGCACAGAGCAACACCACCACCCAGCCCCTGAATCCTGACAGTCTGCAGAACGCCATTTCCAGCATGATGCTTTTCAAGGACGACCAGGGCGTGCCGCTGGGCATCCTGCCCGACACGCTGCTGGTGGGACCGCGCTTGCGCTGGGCAGCGATGGAGCTGCTGGAGTCGCAGGTGGTGGTCGTCAAAGCGGGTTCCGGTGATAACACACCCTATCGCAACGTGTTGCAGGGTGCGTTGCGGCTGGTGGTCAGCCCATATATCACAGGCAACCAGTGGTTTGTGCTGGACACCAGCCGGGCGGTGCGCGCGGTGATCCTGCAGGAGCGGTCGGATGTGCCGGTGGAGTTTGCCGCACTGGAAGACCCGTCGGTGAGCGAGAGCGTGTTCCTGCGGGATGTGGTGTATTACGGTGCGCGAGCGCGTTACGGCGTGGGCTACGGCTTGTGGCAGACGGCTTTCGGCAGCAACGCCAGCTAA
- a CDS encoding DUF2190 family protein codes for MPALTGPYDPQDKPGELVSYRVGANAVIHKGALVSVRSDGYAYPSRSGTSSDVFVGVAFESADNTGGAAGAKSVRVWKSGTYVYNGSGFTQASIGQAMYAADDNTLTTTATNNQLVGYVVEVLSSTQARIRIDNAVR; via the coding sequence ATGCCAGCGTTGACGGGACCGTACGACCCGCAGGACAAGCCGGGCGAGCTGGTGAGCTACAGAGTGGGCGCGAATGCGGTAATCCACAAGGGCGCGCTGGTGAGCGTGCGCAGTGATGGTTACGCCTATCCATCGCGCAGCGGCACGAGCAGTGATGTGTTCGTGGGTGTGGCGTTTGAGAGTGCGGACAACACGGGCGGCGCGGCTGGCGCGAAATCGGTTCGCGTGTGGAAGAGCGGCACCTACGTATACAACGGCAGTGGCTTCACGCAGGCGAGTATCGGGCAAGCCATGTATGCGGCGGACGATAACACGCTGACCACCACAGCGACCAACAACCAGCTGGTGGGTTATGTGGTGGAGGTGCTGTCGTCGACGCAGGCGCGCATTCGGATTGACAACGCGGTGCGATAG
- a CDS encoding phage protease has protein sequence MEVEREAKLFEAGSYPDKGLDVSEEQLQTLVDSFTTPVPLMVEHLSQGWQIGQLKRLWRRGKELFGRLALLPEAEALLKRLGIRGISVAVTPDVKRIVEVSVTATPRVADARLLSAHAVTFSGEILLTEVTALEQDMEALRQRAEAAEFALREREVEETLQRWLRAGKLTPAVREMAKTLLLQGTQTVTFAGGSASVAEVFFRFVEALPPMVRFGEVAPAGDEEQPLSAEQEAFLRKYWGDLPVEQVARYMSQGRRR, from the coding sequence ATGGAAGTGGAACGCGAGGCGAAGCTGTTTGAGGCGGGTTCCTACCCTGACAAGGGATTAGACGTCAGTGAGGAGCAGCTGCAAACGCTGGTGGACAGCTTCACCACGCCTGTTCCGCTGATGGTCGAACACCTGTCGCAGGGCTGGCAGATTGGGCAGCTGAAGCGGTTGTGGCGGCGGGGCAAGGAGCTGTTCGGCAGGCTGGCGCTTTTGCCGGAGGCGGAGGCGTTGCTGAAAAGGCTGGGTATCCGCGGCATCAGCGTGGCGGTGACGCCCGATGTCAAACGCATCGTGGAAGTATCGGTAACGGCAACGCCGCGCGTGGCAGATGCGCGTTTGCTGAGCGCACATGCAGTGACGTTTTCGGGAGAGATTTTGCTGACGGAGGTGACGGCGTTGGAACAGGACATGGAGGCGCTACGCCAGCGGGCGGAGGCGGCGGAGTTTGCCCTGCGCGAGCGCGAGGTGGAAGAGACCCTTCAGCGGTGGTTGCGTGCGGGCAAGCTGACGCCTGCGGTGCGCGAGATGGCAAAGACGCTGTTGCTGCAGGGCACGCAGACGGTGACTTTTGCGGGTGGCAGTGCCAGCGTGGCGGAGGTGTTTTTCCGCTTCGTGGAGGCGTTGCCGCCGATGGTGCGCTTTGGGGAGGTAGCACCTGCAGGCGATGAGGAGCAGCCGCTGAGCGCGGAGCAGGAGGCTTTCTTACGCAAGTACTGGGGCGACCTGCCGGTGGAACAGGTTGCCCGCTACATGTCGCAGGGAAGGAGGCGATGA
- a CDS encoding DUF4190 domain-containing protein, with the protein MQTGEYPSSRAILALVFGILGLLSMGLFAIPAWILGKAERQAIERGASPEAGRGMAEAGYILGIIGVVLLVIAALFVLGWVALVLYAISRG; encoded by the coding sequence ATGCAGACGGGTGAGTATCCCAGTTCGCGCGCTATCCTCGCGCTGGTATTCGGGATACTGGGGCTGTTAAGCATGGGGTTGTTTGCCATACCCGCGTGGATACTCGGCAAAGCGGAGCGTCAGGCTATCGAGCGGGGCGCATCACCCGAAGCGGGGCGCGGCATGGCAGAGGCGGGATACATTCTGGGAATTATCGGTGTGGTGCTGCTGGTCATTGCCGCCCTGTTCGTGCTGGGATGGGTAGCCCTTGTCCTGTACGCTATCTCTCGCGGGTAA